The following are encoded together in the Capillibacterium thermochitinicola genome:
- a CDS encoding heavy-metal-associated domain-containing protein, translating into MKKATIQLETLTCPSCQQKIEKAVKALAGVEKESVSVLFNASKVKLNFDEEKVSIDEIEKAITALGYEVKKTQVNG; encoded by the coding sequence GTGAAGAAAGCCACGATTCAACTGGAAACCTTGACTTGCCCCTCCTGTCAACAGAAGATTGAGAAGGCCGTCAAAGCTTTGGCCGGGGTCGAGAAGGAGAGTGTGAGCGTCCTCTTCAACGCCAGCAAGGTCAAGCTGAACTTCGATGAGGAGAAAGTTTCTATCGACGAGATCGAAAAGGCGATCACGGCCCTCGGGTATGAAGTAAAAAAAACGCAAGTTAACGGGTAG